One window of Legionella pneumophila subsp. pneumophila str. Philadelphia 1 genomic DNA carries:
- the legK1 gene encoding Dot/Icm type IV secretion system effector kinase LegK1: MPRTMFFSVDAANLQNLQITNQKAFAALESYLNDNDSPGAWNNNQGYKYTHKDVTYCFSFNQSLVRRPRKSDQKKHTFEIFDPNKNPLGKGAYGIVYPILGTIQFEFGNAIKRPPKNKLVKIQNHSERDQSHSVLREYQGLLQSGHIAVKPPIFVENKESKFSYLIMEKAEGIVLEKFLNPIKRLDLSEEVPELNLINRIEITFAILKAIKEQVTDKHLIHRDIKPGNIIIDFSKSPPIAKVIDFGFVLRASEQDYRRCGTRAYRAPESFNTQALYTAKADVWSTGRILSYLWGDKYTNYYISRDKGLDYVIEKSRNELLFSDPELELYLTKEDKSKIRSCLSAMLIVDPEERGSIDKAIKQFSQIDFEKYKRLKRSTNFEIDLTDNDIKLRKQLNSIHLHLITLQSKEKDLRNRACFDAANAMSQLVSKLTAYTNYLEKNPDPFLIKRYKECCIAEIDLANLTLQNHRDALWLVAELSTAILLLGIGYLFAFGINYYNTGRLGLFSQTRSEKLVEEMKSSVLGIAVGN; encoded by the coding sequence ATGCCTCGTACCATGTTTTTTTCCGTTGATGCAGCTAATCTCCAAAATTTACAAATTACAAATCAAAAAGCTTTTGCAGCGTTGGAGAGTTATCTGAATGATAATGATTCACCAGGTGCCTGGAATAATAATCAAGGATACAAATATACTCATAAGGATGTTACTTATTGCTTCTCATTTAATCAATCCTTAGTGAGACGCCCAAGAAAATCGGATCAAAAAAAACACACATTTGAAATTTTTGACCCTAATAAGAACCCTTTAGGCAAGGGAGCGTACGGTATTGTGTATCCCATTTTAGGTACAATTCAGTTTGAATTTGGAAATGCAATTAAAAGACCACCAAAGAATAAATTAGTTAAAATACAAAACCATAGTGAACGCGATCAAAGTCATTCTGTACTACGTGAATATCAAGGACTTCTTCAATCAGGGCATATAGCGGTTAAACCGCCAATATTTGTAGAAAACAAAGAGAGTAAATTCAGTTACTTGATTATGGAAAAAGCGGAGGGTATCGTTTTAGAGAAGTTTCTAAATCCCATTAAGCGGCTTGATTTGTCTGAAGAGGTACCTGAGCTTAATCTTATTAATCGGATTGAGATTACTTTTGCCATTTTAAAAGCAATTAAAGAGCAGGTGACGGATAAGCATTTGATTCATCGAGATATAAAACCAGGAAATATTATAATCGATTTTAGCAAGTCGCCTCCGATAGCTAAAGTAATCGATTTTGGTTTTGTGCTTAGGGCGTCAGAACAGGATTATCGTCGTTGTGGAACCCGAGCATACAGAGCGCCCGAATCTTTCAATACCCAGGCATTGTACACAGCAAAAGCTGATGTTTGGTCAACAGGCAGAATATTAAGTTATTTGTGGGGAGATAAATATACTAATTACTATATCTCTCGTGATAAGGGTCTGGACTACGTGATTGAGAAGTCAAGAAACGAGCTACTCTTCTCTGACCCGGAATTGGAACTCTATTTAACCAAGGAAGATAAAAGTAAAATCAGATCGTGCCTAAGCGCAATGCTTATAGTTGACCCTGAGGAAAGAGGATCTATAGATAAGGCTATCAAGCAGTTTTCCCAAATTGATTTTGAAAAATATAAAAGATTGAAACGCTCTACAAATTTTGAAATTGATTTAACAGATAATGATATTAAATTAAGAAAACAGCTCAATTCAATTCACCTGCATTTGATTACCCTACAGAGCAAAGAAAAAGATTTGCGTAATAGAGCATGTTTTGATGCAGCAAATGCAATGAGCCAATTGGTTAGTAAGCTCACCGCCTACACCAATTATCTTGAAAAAAATCCAGATCCATTTTTAATAAAACGTTATAAAGAGTGCTGCATAGCAGAAATAGATTTAGCCAATTTGACTTTGCAAAATCACCGTGATGCCTTATGGTTAGTGGCTGAGTTATCAACTGCTATCCTTTTGCTTGGTATAGGGTATTTATTTGCTTTTGGGATAAATTATTACAACACAGGTCGTCTGGGATTATTTTCTCAAACCAGGTCTGAGAAATTGGTGGAGGAAATGAAAAGCTCTGTGTTGGGTATTGCGGTTGGAAATTAA
- a CDS encoding lpg1484 family Dot/Icm T4SS effector, with protein sequence MPSMEMNCCIGKSLNYMRFSMSSFKHSCEKIDINLAHNVLTICPKNREALQRITALFNNLYILYFIGGIPSITYDDMDQIQINIKYSQQITDAKLKNTLLSFVNSELISQDEKETFLNELELTKTSFTTQFNTELENIRKKAEELSKKAEIDPYHYESASKAANRLHQELLIASQLYFYHKTPEAYENFKQTCQREIERARPVLEQHRGWKPLLVNVGAAIIGLGVLYLLAASINYYKTEGRHFFFHFETDSLQKLENLNMAQSQVLRI encoded by the coding sequence CTGCCTTCAATGGAAATGAATTGTTGCATAGGGAAATCTCTGAATTATATGAGGTTTAGTATGTCATCATTTAAACATTCTTGTGAAAAAATTGATATCAATCTAGCTCATAATGTTCTAACCATTTGTCCTAAAAATAGAGAGGCGCTGCAAAGAATTACTGCTCTTTTCAATAATCTGTACATTCTTTATTTTATAGGAGGTATCCCTAGCATCACCTATGATGACATGGATCAGATTCAAATTAATATTAAGTATTCTCAACAAATAACCGATGCCAAACTCAAAAATACATTACTTTCTTTTGTTAATTCTGAATTAATCTCTCAAGACGAAAAAGAAACATTTTTAAATGAGCTGGAGCTCACCAAAACTTCATTCACTACCCAATTTAATACTGAATTGGAAAATATCAGAAAAAAAGCTGAGGAGTTAAGCAAAAAAGCAGAAATTGACCCTTATCATTATGAGTCTGCATCAAAAGCAGCTAACAGACTGCATCAGGAATTATTAATAGCTTCCCAACTGTATTTTTATCATAAAACACCCGAGGCATACGAAAATTTCAAACAAACATGCCAAAGAGAAATTGAGAGGGCTCGACCTGTACTGGAACAGCATAGAGGATGGAAGCCTTTATTAGTTAATGTAGGAGCGGCCATCATAGGCCTTGGTGTTCTCTATTTGCTTGCAGCTTCCATTAACTATTATAAAACAGAGGGCCGTCATTTTTTCTTTCATTTTGAAACGGACTCTTTGCAAAAATTAGAAAACCTGAATATGGCTCAATCTCAAGTGTTAAGAATCTAA
- a CDS encoding Lrp/AsnC family transcriptional regulator, with amino-acid sequence MKNKPTKNYPNEKNTEYPIEILDKIDRKILNILQKNNQITNQALADIVGISAPPCFRRVKRLREEKIIVNDVALVDPFKVGRPLIVFVNITLEKQREDLLAHFERKMQEEPEVMQCYFVSGDTDYLLIIHVKDMNHYNEFARRVFANEPNIRKFRSSFCLNRTKYSTQVVLDE; translated from the coding sequence ATGAAAAACAAGCCAACAAAAAATTATCCAAATGAAAAAAATACAGAATATCCAATTGAAATACTTGATAAAATTGATAGAAAAATTCTAAATATTCTTCAGAAAAATAATCAAATTACTAACCAGGCATTGGCAGATATAGTTGGAATCTCTGCCCCACCCTGCTTTCGAAGAGTCAAACGCCTGAGAGAGGAAAAAATTATCGTTAACGATGTTGCTTTGGTTGATCCATTTAAAGTAGGCAGACCATTAATTGTGTTCGTCAATATTACTCTTGAAAAACAAAGAGAAGATCTGCTAGCTCATTTTGAAAGAAAAATGCAGGAAGAGCCTGAGGTTATGCAATGCTATTTTGTCTCGGGAGACACAGATTACCTGCTTATTATTCATGTCAAAGATATGAATCATTACAATGAATTTGCCAGGCGAGTATTCGCTAATGAGCCCAATATTAGAAAATTCAGAAGCAGCTTTTGTCTTAATAGAACCAAATATAGTACACAAGTTGTTTTAGATGAGTAG
- a CDS encoding GNAT family N-acetyltransferase, with product MITIRLAEMNEIQFLNQLISCSARELSQEDYTKEEIEGAIQYVFGVDLELILDKTYFVIEKDGQTAGCGGWSRRKTLFGGSQYKGREQGIYLDPQQDFAKIRAFFIHPKFARQGLGSILLKHCEHEALLQKFTRFEMMATLPGVKLYSAFGYHPISNEVITLPNNVPLRFVRMTKG from the coding sequence ATGATTACAATCAGATTAGCTGAAATGAACGAGATTCAATTTTTAAATCAATTAATTTCTTGTTCAGCAAGAGAGCTTAGCCAGGAAGATTATACAAAAGAAGAAATTGAAGGAGCTATTCAATATGTATTTGGTGTAGATTTAGAGTTAATTTTAGACAAAACTTATTTTGTGATAGAAAAGGATGGGCAAACTGCTGGTTGCGGAGGATGGAGCCGAAGAAAAACATTATTCGGTGGCAGTCAATATAAAGGCAGGGAACAAGGAATATATCTGGATCCTCAACAAGATTTTGCAAAAATAAGAGCTTTTTTTATTCATCCCAAATTCGCAAGACAAGGATTGGGAAGTATTCTGTTAAAACACTGTGAGCATGAGGCTCTTTTACAAAAATTTACTCGGTTTGAGATGATGGCCACTTTACCGGGAGTTAAGCTCTATAGCGCTTTTGGTTATCACCCTATCTCAAATGAAGTGATTACTCTCCCCAATAATGTTCCGTTAAGATTTGTCCGGATGACGAAAGGTTAG
- the lgt3 gene encoding Dot/Icm type IV secretion system effector Lgt3/LegC5, which produces MKEQQKAIFIENIKSTCAVDEQMAKELADSLLEIHQLNTGVNEQTLINEVFLTKFALYLKIGKEVALDWVRKNKDLDTPFPSNTVENQPAQDAKKPVENKVQVYGAMTVGSSPVNKTLNRLTNDLLKEVVERGKTQKAQKLRAYIFDQLARRLEASLSQEQINDLYNRIRGTGDYTKSESFSEEQLKILKEKVVPELKRELSDLSNGNVNILGLDVSREDKYAFDTTNIFSVWFSNNPAVYMPQHVKTQVEKTAKLNQPGKTRIVFSSLCLNETAQIDFQQWAKENNIELVDIDSIDLKSVSETDAQLLNLAKDELGAMRKGKGGNPAAASDLVRWVDVIIGESSTYIDIDLPMNDKKVTVEVHSGFPVLLNMGSALTKDGQQPAMENPAFNTDMIAYSKDKEARRQIIEGVAKKIIARYENCAKYIEESKNEELVRLKNSPGYKLFVEKTDGKFDLCTLRAAVSEAHQDALSFATFFGAEYFAKTFATQELIPVIKEAIQHQNQDLLTSVIENHIEKQHLNDYPKTPDGIKKLLKSFQGIVYKPLVMEFSGPSAVSSSWVEAISGRSIPRNFEYLAEPMSQPLRVLQHYACVSGKANFSSDNIPKWCELQSDVEKRQQQREDGLSWLPDAQEKLKREGQQAKLEEEQRIKLEEEQRIKLEEEQRIKLEEEQRIKLEEEQRIKLEEEQRIKLEEEQRIKLEEEQRIKLEEEQRIKLEEEHKSKKYFAQSDAIDLILNNFENEINSIGAYYAPAKQRAIELLDTLRKYKEEAFNDPSREKLISFAQSTKRAIQEATPILQKDLGWGDYLTNLAKQLVNAVTFAVAYAVTFGTTGHQGFFALKSSLAVSQSQNLEGAINSELSQKNC; this is translated from the coding sequence ATGAAAGAGCAACAAAAGGCAATTTTTATTGAGAATATCAAATCGACATGCGCTGTTGACGAGCAAATGGCTAAAGAATTGGCTGATTCATTGCTTGAAATTCACCAGTTAAACACTGGAGTTAATGAACAAACACTGATTAATGAGGTGTTTTTAACTAAATTTGCTCTCTATCTTAAAATTGGGAAAGAGGTTGCTTTAGATTGGGTTCGAAAAAATAAGGACTTGGATACTCCCTTTCCTTCTAATACAGTCGAAAATCAGCCTGCTCAAGATGCGAAAAAGCCTGTTGAGAACAAGGTTCAAGTATATGGAGCTATGACAGTTGGCAGTTCTCCTGTTAATAAGACTTTAAATCGATTAACCAATGATCTTTTGAAAGAGGTCGTTGAACGTGGAAAGACTCAGAAAGCTCAAAAATTACGAGCTTACATATTCGATCAATTGGCAAGGCGATTAGAAGCTTCGCTTAGCCAAGAGCAGATTAACGATTTATATAACAGAATAAGAGGCACTGGTGACTATACTAAAAGCGAATCATTTTCCGAAGAACAACTTAAAATTTTAAAAGAAAAAGTTGTTCCAGAATTAAAGAGAGAGCTAAGTGACCTCAGCAACGGGAATGTTAATATTCTGGGGTTGGACGTTAGTCGTGAAGATAAATACGCATTTGATACAACCAATATATTTTCTGTCTGGTTTAGTAATAACCCAGCAGTTTACATGCCACAACATGTTAAAACTCAAGTAGAAAAAACTGCAAAACTTAACCAGCCAGGCAAAACTCGAATTGTTTTTAGCTCATTATGCTTGAATGAGACTGCACAGATTGATTTTCAGCAATGGGCAAAGGAAAACAACATTGAATTGGTTGATATAGATTCAATAGATTTAAAATCAGTCAGTGAAACTGATGCTCAATTGCTAAATCTAGCCAAAGATGAACTTGGAGCAATGAGAAAGGGCAAGGGAGGAAATCCTGCCGCAGCATCTGATCTGGTGCGTTGGGTTGATGTAATCATTGGAGAAAGCAGTACTTATATTGATATTGATTTACCAATGAATGATAAAAAAGTCACAGTTGAGGTTCATTCCGGTTTCCCAGTTCTACTTAATATGGGGTCAGCGCTCACAAAGGATGGTCAACAGCCTGCTATGGAAAACCCGGCTTTCAATACTGATATGATTGCTTATAGCAAAGATAAAGAGGCACGTCGTCAAATAATCGAGGGGGTTGCCAAAAAGATCATTGCGCGTTATGAAAACTGCGCGAAATATATTGAGGAAAGCAAAAACGAAGAGTTAGTACGTTTAAAAAATTCACCAGGTTATAAATTATTTGTTGAAAAAACAGATGGCAAATTTGATTTATGTACTTTAAGGGCGGCGGTTTCAGAAGCTCACCAGGATGCTTTGTCGTTTGCAACTTTTTTTGGCGCTGAGTATTTTGCTAAAACTTTTGCTACACAAGAACTTATACCTGTAATTAAAGAGGCAATTCAGCATCAAAATCAAGATTTGCTTACATCTGTTATTGAAAATCATATAGAAAAACAACATCTCAATGACTATCCTAAGACTCCCGATGGCATTAAAAAACTATTGAAGTCGTTTCAAGGGATTGTCTATAAACCATTGGTTATGGAATTCTCAGGCCCAAGTGCCGTCTCATCATCTTGGGTGGAAGCTATATCTGGAAGATCCATCCCGAGAAATTTTGAATATTTAGCTGAACCTATGTCTCAACCATTACGAGTTTTACAGCATTATGCCTGTGTATCTGGAAAAGCTAATTTTTCTTCTGATAACATTCCTAAATGGTGTGAACTTCAGTCTGACGTAGAAAAACGACAACAACAAAGAGAAGATGGACTTTCCTGGCTTCCTGATGCTCAAGAGAAGCTTAAGAGGGAAGGGCAGCAAGCCAAACTTGAGGAAGAGCAACGAATCAAACTTGAGGAAGAGCAACGAATCAAACTTGAGGAAGAGCAACGAATCAAACTTGAGGAAGAGCAACGAATCAAACTTGAGGAAGAACAACGAATCAAACTTGAGGAAGAACAACGAATCAAACTTGAGGAAGAACAACGAATCAAACTTGAGGAAGAACAACGAATCAAACTTGAGGAAGAGCAACGAATCAAACTTGAGGAAGAGCACAAAAGCAAAAAATACTTTGCTCAGTCCGATGCTATTGATCTCATTTTGAATAATTTCGAAAATGAAATTAACTCTATTGGTGCTTATTATGCCCCTGCAAAACAAAGAGCTATAGAATTGCTAGATACTTTGAGAAAATATAAAGAGGAAGCATTTAATGATCCAAGCAGAGAAAAATTAATCTCTTTTGCGCAAAGTACAAAAAGAGCAATTCAGGAAGCAACACCAATACTGCAAAAAGATTTAGGCTGGGGAGATTATTTAACCAATTTAGCGAAACAATTGGTTAATGCAGTGACCTTTGCTGTGGCTTATGCTGTAACTTTTGGAACCACCGGGCATCAAGGCTTTTTTGCTTTGAAATCTTCTCTGGCGGTTAGTCAATCTCAAAATCTTGAAGGGGCAATCAATAGCGAATTGAGTCAAAAAAACTGTTAG
- the ravX gene encoding Dot/Icm T4SS effector RavX: protein MRRSKAIQMPKKRTQILTISESSKEDLDVVPEYSEEMDVSPSKETSKTNSKKLESTARKEQIKKLEGKLYSHIQDAIELEEESFAEFSINTGRPSNYLFRFVSEKEYLAILENLNQGKRIFGNKKKVFEEEDEKISTKAKGETFFAFDLKYAQKYFNKGTRRNGVMLAIELHEDADSKLLSNTEIVRRIGDDPGMAGGRWAKCKKVKPGERGVVVAKCEGVRAGCKYPYTLGFREGEEGVSPFDTLFELIRSVKVLGNNGSCKTIYHCSVPAPKEKELTSIVKDAESGIDEIVSDEILSVDSSSPTSRFGFFTNKELSGIPRLVNKAPEHEILPSDDKTSLHH from the coding sequence ATGCGTAGAAGTAAAGCAATACAAATGCCTAAAAAAAGAACACAAATATTAACTATTTCAGAATCAAGTAAAGAAGATTTGGATGTTGTACCCGAGTATTCTGAGGAGATGGATGTATCTCCCAGCAAAGAAACAAGCAAAACTAACAGTAAAAAACTGGAGAGTACTGCCCGTAAAGAACAGATCAAGAAATTGGAAGGAAAGCTTTACAGTCATATTCAAGATGCTATCGAATTAGAAGAAGAATCTTTTGCAGAATTTAGCATTAACACTGGAAGACCTAGTAATTATTTATTTCGCTTTGTCAGTGAAAAAGAATATTTGGCAATTCTTGAAAATTTAAATCAAGGAAAGAGAATATTTGGTAACAAGAAAAAAGTATTTGAAGAAGAGGACGAAAAGATATCAACTAAAGCAAAAGGGGAAACTTTTTTTGCTTTTGATCTTAAATATGCTCAAAAATATTTCAATAAAGGCACACGACGTAATGGAGTGATGCTTGCTATAGAATTGCACGAAGATGCCGATAGTAAACTATTATCCAATACTGAAATTGTTAGAAGAATTGGAGATGATCCCGGAATGGCTGGTGGCCGATGGGCTAAATGCAAGAAGGTAAAGCCTGGTGAACGAGGGGTAGTAGTAGCTAAATGTGAAGGAGTTCGCGCAGGATGTAAGTATCCATACACCTTGGGTTTTAGAGAAGGAGAAGAGGGGGTTAGTCCTTTCGATACACTATTTGAGCTAATACGTTCTGTAAAGGTCCTGGGTAACAATGGCAGTTGTAAAACTATTTATCATTGCTCTGTACCTGCGCCAAAAGAAAAAGAGCTTACAAGTATTGTGAAAGATGCTGAAAGTGGTATAGACGAGATTGTTAGTGATGAGATTTTATCAGTTGATTCAAGTTCTCCTACATCACGCTTTGGTTTCTTTACAAACAAGGAGCTCTCGGGTATTCCACGATTGGTAAATAAAGCACCTGAACATGAAATATTACCCTCTGATGATAAGACCTCCTTGCATCATTAA
- a CDS encoding adenylate/guanylate cyclase domain-containing protein has product MSVLYYNLNNHYASHFVYSPEKRANHDNNPEKIMKKPLDTTEQNRIAALYELKILDTPPDERFDRIIRLTSGYLSVPIAFISFIDSEHQWFKSSCGIGLNKISRNDSFCHYTIQQNKPMIISDTLLDERFCNNPYVTSEPNIRFYAGFPLSTVDGFNVGTLCAIDKKPRNLDETEIQILKDLATLAEDQLNLLDISLLEKSVREKNISLIKAKKELEMRNNFIRKVFGSFMSDEIVAALLESKSELKLGGEERKITILFSDLRNFTTLSEHFPAEKIVAALNNYYGKMVDVIEKYNGTVDSFIGDAIMVVFGAPHSGGDDAYRAIACALEMQVIMQEVNAMNRNSSLPELAMGIGINTGYAIVGNIGSQKRMQYSAIGSPVNLASRIQDLTLGGQILISEATYQEVNHSLELNGHLRVKVKGVAAPITIYDVIGLNKKSDS; this is encoded by the coding sequence ATGAGTGTATTGTACTATAATCTTAATAACCACTATGCCTCTCATTTTGTTTATTCACCTGAGAAAAGAGCCAATCATGATAACAATCCTGAGAAAATTATGAAGAAACCTTTGGATACTACTGAGCAGAATCGCATTGCTGCATTATACGAATTAAAAATTCTGGATACACCACCAGATGAAAGATTTGATCGGATTATCCGACTCACTTCGGGCTACTTATCGGTTCCTATTGCCTTTATTTCTTTTATTGATTCTGAACACCAATGGTTCAAATCCAGTTGTGGAATAGGTCTTAACAAAATATCCCGTAATGATTCATTTTGCCACTATACTATTCAACAAAATAAACCAATGATAATCTCAGACACCTTGTTGGATGAGCGATTTTGCAATAACCCCTATGTGACTAGTGAACCCAATATTCGTTTTTATGCAGGATTTCCGTTGTCAACAGTTGATGGTTTTAATGTAGGAACATTATGTGCAATAGATAAAAAACCACGCAATTTAGATGAGACTGAAATTCAAATTTTAAAAGATTTGGCAACTTTGGCAGAAGATCAACTCAACCTATTGGATATTTCGCTTCTCGAAAAGTCTGTTCGAGAAAAAAATATCTCTCTGATAAAAGCTAAAAAAGAACTTGAAATGCGAAATAATTTTATTCGTAAAGTATTTGGTAGTTTTATGTCTGACGAGATTGTTGCAGCGCTTCTTGAATCAAAATCAGAGTTAAAATTAGGAGGGGAGGAGCGGAAAATTACAATTCTGTTTAGTGATTTACGTAATTTTACTACTTTGTCGGAGCACTTTCCTGCTGAGAAAATTGTCGCTGCCCTTAATAATTATTACGGAAAAATGGTTGATGTCATAGAAAAATACAATGGCACAGTCGATTCCTTTATTGGTGACGCCATTATGGTAGTATTTGGCGCACCACATTCTGGAGGTGATGACGCATACCGAGCGATAGCCTGTGCATTAGAGATGCAGGTGATCATGCAAGAGGTGAATGCAATGAACCGTAACAGCAGCTTGCCTGAATTAGCAATGGGCATAGGGATTAATACAGGTTACGCAATTGTAGGGAACATTGGTTCTCAGAAGCGTATGCAATACAGTGCAATTGGTTCTCCGGTTAATCTGGCATCACGCATTCAGGATCTGACTTTGGGTGGGCAAATTTTAATTTCTGAGGCAACTTACCAGGAAGTTAATCATTCGCTTGAGTTAAATGGGCATCTCAGAGTAAAAGTTAAGGGAGTTGCTGCTCCTATCACTATTTATGATGTAATCGGTTTGAATAAAAAATCAGATTCATAG